TCCATCAGATTCTCTGAAGTCACCTCAGACAGGTCTGCTGGCGTCTCATCAGGAGGGACAGCGTCCTCATGTTCCCGCATGTCCACTTCCTGAGAGGGAGCACCAACATCATCCCCTGCAGACGTGCTGCTCTGTTTCAGGTCTTCAGTTTCAGGTTCCTTCTGAGCCGTCTCCTCCTCCATCAGCTCTTCTACGTTCTCCTCAGTCTGCTGTGATTCGCGTAAATCTGGAGTTTGTAATTCTTCTACTTTAGCTTCTGAACTCAGAGAAACGCAGACCTGTTCCAAAGCAGCTTCTTCCTCCTTCAACTCAGGTGTAGGAGGATTCTGCAGAGACGCTCTGGGCTTTCTGGACTTCTTTAGAAGAACAGGCGAGTTCTCCTGGAGCGGGGAGGACTCTGAACTGGCCTCTGGTGCAGGTAAAGACCTCTTTTTTGAATACCTAGCCCTGCTTTGGGAAGACTCGGACTCAGAAGACTGTGACGACTGACGTCTGCTGGCGACGAAGCCAGGACTGAACTCTAACATCTTCCTTCTTCTGGTCTTTCCTTTGGCATGACTGGTGGGTGTGGAGCTCTGCCAACTCCTCAGTTGTCTCACTGAGACGTCGCTGTCCCCTTTGTTCCCAGAGTCTGCTGCTTCAGAGGACTTTACCCGTCTGGATCTTCGTTTGGACTGACCACTGAGAGACGAAGGTGTGACCTGAGAGTCGTCTTGACTCATGACCTGAGAGTCGTCTTGACTCATGACCTGAGAGTCCTCTTGACTCATGACCTGAGAGTCCTCTTGACTCAGGTCTTCTCCTACAGAATCTTCCGTCTGGGGTTCATCTTTAATCATCTCCTCACTTACTGACGTGTTTGGTGTTCGGTCGAGGGACTGATCAGTGGCGGTGTCTTCCTGTGCACCGGACTCTGTGGCGGTCCTCTCTACCAGTTGGATCTTCATGTCCGTCTCTGGACCTCCATCCTGTTTGTTACTAAACTCTACAGAGTCCTCTACAACAGCCTGGCCGGACCCACCTCTGACCTTCTTAACCTCCGTCTCCTTTGGTGACTTGCTCGGCCGGCCACGTCTTTTTCGGCCTTCAAATCTAGAGAGTGTTTCTGATTGGACGTCACTCTGATTGGACTCTAAGCTCCTCTTGTGTTCAGGATAATCCAGGAAGTCTGCGGAGTTACTGTAGAGTCGGATCTTCTTTCGAGGTCTACCCAGAGAGCTGGGCTGGCTCAGTTCTCCGGAGGTTCTGAGAGTCCGTGATCGCAGCCGGTCTCTGGGGCTGTTCTCCTCGGCAACCTGTCTACTCCTGGTATTTGGTCCCCTGGGTGATATTTTAGGAGATTCCTTTTTCAGATCTTCTCCAGACTCTTTGGGTTTGACCTTTGCCTCTCGTTCCACCGGATCTTCTCCAGGGAGCTGCGGTCTGACTCTGTGGCGTCCGGATCTCCTCGGCTCCTCTGAAGGTGAGTGAGAAGCCTCTGGTGAGGGTGTGTGCTCCTGGATGGAGGGTTCGGGTTCTTCCATCGGAGTTGTGCCATCCTGACCTTCAGCCTGTGTGTCAGGGATAACATCCTCATCCTCAGCGGAGTCTCTTTGCAGTCTCACAGGCTCACTCTCTGTCCTGGAGTCTTTAGGCCTCTGAGGAGACTCGCCCAGCAGGACCTGAGGACTAGACTCTATATGAGCCGAGTCCTGGGGGGCCTCACTGGCCAGCGTGTTGGTGGTGCTGGAGTGGTCCGGGCTGCTAGAGGTCTTAACTAGAGGACCGGTGAAGGAGGACACACTGCTGGGGCTGGCAGGTTTCCCCTCGCCATACTTCTCCAGAGTGATGAACGACTGCCGCCGACTGCTGGACTTCTGAGGAGTCCCTGAAACCAAATCTGAAGAAGCGGATGTGTTTGGACTCGCTTTATCGTCTGCGTCGCCATCGTCCACCCCCCCGCCACCTCCTGGCGTGTGTGAGGAGTCTGGGATGATGTCCTCCTGCAGCTGGATCTCCATCGCTCCACCAGTCGTAGGGCTTGCATCGTCTTGGGTCTCCTTTGTTAGAGCGTCATTCATCTGTTGGTCTTTGTGAGGAACCTGAGGAGACCAAGGTGAGACCTGTCAGCTGATGTGGCGGTAAAACACAGAACATCCGTGTCTCTACAGCAGGTGTGCGCCGTTACCTCCTCTTTAGCAGTGCTGCTCTCCGGTTCAGCCACAACACTGTTGTCCCTGTAAGAGCGTCAGAGGTGAAACGAAAGCTTTTCACTCACAACGGAGGAATTTACCGAGATCTCCGTCTGAACTCACGAGTCCTCCTGGCTCTGGGTGTACCGAGTAAAGACGCTCGTGTCCTGAGACGCATCCAGGTTGTTGTACATGGCAGGAATGTCCACCCTGTCGCACAAGTCAGAACAATAaaggtgagtgcgtgcgtgtgcgtgtgtgtgtgcgtgcgtgagtgtgtgtttaATCTGACCTTTTGGTCCTCTTCATCTCTTTCTGGTGCTCCGTCAGCACCCGCTCTTTGGTCTCAGGGGGAATGAAGACAAAATCGACTGAATCTTCTTCTTCCAGGAGCGACGGTCTGTGTGGAGGTTTGGGAGAACCAAAGTCCAGTTTAGTCTGCAGAGAAGAGAGACACCACGAGCTGTCAGATTCCCAGATCAGCGTGCCAACACATCCGGGAACAAGCGGGATCCCCCCAGGAGTCCCGGCATCTCGCTACAGCGATCCCAATACCAGCACCGTTTCCACGCCGGCGCTTCACCAAACTTCACACAAGGCAACTGCTGTTGGGTTACGTGCAACCTGAGCCCCCCCCGAGGCGAGTTTAAACGTACAGAAACGGATTTGGACGTTCTGGTGGAGATCTGGCTCTCTTGCTCTGCAGCCTTGCCCAGAAGAGAATCTCTTTTTCTCGTGGAAGAAATGGGCACCCCGCTGAGTTTGGTCTCCATCTGAGAGTTTTCACTCTGAAAAAGGACCCAGGAATACAATTCAGACTCAAACTGGAGTCTAAACATGAAGGTAAGGGAAGCACCTTTAAAGAAACTCACCGAGTAAGATCCACTGAGCTCCTCTGGAACGCCAACGGCCTCAAAGCCAGGGAGGATGATGGGAGTCTTCTGCTTCACCTGGCTCAGGACCGGCCTGTGTGACAGGAACACCATGACTCTTTCTGCAGCTGTAAACTCATCTACATCACATCTGGCAGGACCAGAACGCAGATACTTCACCTGATTTCCTCTGGGTACGTCAGGCTGAGGCAGGAGGCGAAGGTGGCGTTCCAGAACTGAGTGACCAACAGGCGTAGGTGTTTGTTCTTGTGAGGAAACAGCACACAGAGCAGAGGCGACAGCAGGGCCAGCAGCTCATCGCTGAAGGCTAACGCAGCGCGGGTCTGCAGGCAGCTAAGGACTTCACCCAGAAGCTTCTCCAGCTGTAGAAGGAAAATGATTTGCTTTTAATGCGTGGACAGACTCCTGATGTCTGTGCTCCATGGTTCAGAAAGAGCTGACCTTCTCCAGAACACGAGGGGTGAACTTGGGAGGTTCGCTGGCAGCTTGTTTGTAGAACAGGACGAGGGTCTCCATCAGGAGGCTCAGCGTCTCCTGGACAGCGTTGGTGAGGACCAGGTTGGTGAAGAGGGCCGACAGGATGGAAACCAGGGCCAAGCCAGTGGGCTCAGAGGACGGGTCTGGGGAGTGGAGGTACACCTGCAGACACTCCACCAGCAGGGTCAGGAAGGTAGACAGGTTCCTCAGGGCTTTGCTCTGCTTCCGCACCCAGTTCACAGGAGTGTGAGGGGCTGGAAAACAAACGACCCCGTCAGCGGCAGGAACTCTACAAACAGCAGCTGAAGTCGATCTGAGCTCTTACACTTCAGCTTTTGTTGAAAGTGAGGAGTGTACGGGGAGAAGTCCACACACTCCACCATGACATGCAGGATACTGGCAACAGCGCTCAAAGCTGCAGGAACCTGCAGGAAGACCACATAAGGAGTTTGCTTAAAGCACAAACTAACGAGGACCTATGAGAGCCGCTCAGCCAACGCACCGCCAACACCTCTCGGTCCACCACGGCGGCCATCTTTgaacaaaactcctcacagcagaCGTTCTCCTCGGCCGTGGCCACCAGAGCGGAGCAGCGAGCAAAAACCTTGTACAGCTTGGCCCACGAGGACagcatcgacctctgggctgCCTGAACCAAACACAGCAGCCGGATCAGCAGAGCAGCAGCAAACACCAATGACGGCGAGATCAGATCTAAAACCGGACCTGTGGGAGCGGCGGTCCACAGAGGAGGTGCTGGACCGGAAACATCAGAGCAGAATGCACGGTGCTGAAGTTGTGCTCCAGAGCATCGCCTTGGTTTACCTCATTAGACTGGAAACATGGAAATGGATTGCATCAGATGAAGTAAACGCCCCCCAGGTAACGCCCAGACCCGCCCCGCCTACCTGTGTGATGCTGTCGGTCAGCGGGCCGACGATAACGGCCCACAATCTCCACAGCTGCTCCTTGTTCTGCAGGGACCCGGCGCTGTGCCCGATGGCGCCTAGCACCGTCTCTGTAAATGCCAGAGGGGAGGTAGGACCCGACAGGCCACAGGACACCAGCAGCTGCAGGCAGCGAAAGAACCTGCGGAACAATGAGACGGTTACGGACCAATACAGCGGCCGGATTATTAGCAACACAAACGCCAGACCCACTTCTCGTCCTCTATGACGGTCGGCAGCAGGTGGCtgtcgaggaggaggaggatgaggaagagAGACGGAGTACCCTGATGATGAAACAAGGCAGAGCTTAGTCTGAGCACCAATGTGCAAAAGAGAAACAGGAAGTACTCACGTTTAGCACGTCCATCTTGCCCACTTGGTAGGAAGGAGAGCCCAGAACTTTCTGTGGGATGCCCGTCACTGTGGCCTCAAACAGAACCTGCACCGGTCCAGCAGATCAGTCGCGTTAGTAACTGTAAGTAACCCTCACACAGCAGCATGAAAAACAGGCAGGAGCTTAAGTTTGAACTAGAGCTGCATTTGAGCGATGACATCACAGCGTGCGTGTGCTCAACACTCACGCTGTGATGTCTCGGCGTGTTCTGAACACCATTGGGTTTGTCGTCAACCAGGTGGCGCGAGTGCAGCGGTGCTCGTTTCGTTAAAGACattttttctttttcaggacTTTTTTTGCACAAAAACGAAACAGAAACCTAAATTTATCCCGCAAGTTTCGACAAAAATCCAATCAGAGTCCAGAGCCGGCTACTGGTAACCGCAGACATCATACAATGCTAACTAAACTACTTGGCAACGCGTGCGACCGAGGAGCAGAGGAGGTCCTGGAGGTTCTCGCAGGTGTGGAACAGAACATGGACTGGAATCGGATTCATGCGGTTTATCTGTCGCTCCACAGAGTCCCACATCCCAGCACGGCTCCAGGCGGAGCACCTGTCATGCGCTCCAACGCCTTTAGAGAGCACGCTCTGACAAAAACTTCCATCTTCAATCCAGCGCATCGCAAACACAATCACCAGACTTTCACAAGGACTAGGGCTGCACaacatatcgcaaatatatcgatATCAGCAGGCACGATATGCatgtcgcaaagaacagataaatatcgtaatgaatggttagcttaaatgtttgctacacatgattAATTCTGTCCATCAAACAGAAccatgatgttttttaacaaatcaaatagagctcttcacccatttggccaatcgggtgggttctcataggttagacgcccgcccccgaggcggacggcacttcatttagatggttagcaaacacctgagttagcttcgttAGCTCTTTTAGCTGATTCTGCTCTTCCCAGGATCCACGAATCGCCTTtccttgttcattttatttttccctttcctcacatttttagcttttctcatttttatgatttttaaatttttttgtttttgattatttttgttcccgagttaagtttttatttatcgcaagtagtatcgtcatcgcaatattaatcactgttatcgaatatcgcaggttttcttaATGTGCTGCCCTAACAAGGACTAAAATGTAatgaaatacattttaaataatattaactaaataaaaagattaaaacatcataaaaatgggAAGACTAACTATTGTGACTACATGTAACACGACATCGGGTTCCGGTCGGGTGTTTTAGCACCAGAAGAATGACTCCATGGGTAAAATCGTTAGTGGATCTACACGAGTGCAGCATACCAGGGTCGTCCCGGCATCACGCAGCTCTAGTTCAGCTAACCCAGACGGCTCCGTGGCATCAGGAACTTACCAGGACTTTGTCTGCAGGCAGAGCCCGTGAAGCTACGATGTTCTGCAGCGCCTGAAGCATCAGCGTCAGCACCTCACAGCCCTGGCGATCCTTCTTACTGCCTACTCACAGAACCACAACACAGACTTGGTTTAGAACCCAGCAGGAGCCACTCTGGTGAGTTTGGTTTGAAAGACGAGTCATCACTGGGGACACGCCCCCTCAGTCTTTCATCTCATCACAGCGGCCCCGGCCACAAAGAACTGAGGCTCAGACCTAAACTGATGATAGAGCTGGGAGTGGGCGGGACAGAAGATGAGGACGGGGTCTCGCTAGTCCTCCCTATGAGAGACCAAGTCCTCAACCCAATCAGAGTGCTCTATGTGGAGCTGCTGGGCTAGACCCACAACTCGAGACCTGCCCACAGAGCAGCAGCCACAAAGTCTGCCTTCACCCAAACTCTATTTAACCCATGATGCATTTCATCACATCACACCCTCACTGGCCCTGGGACGGGCTACTACTTATCTGTAGTTCGTCTCTTACCAGTCTCTATGGCCATGCTGACAAACCGGACCAGACTAGTCCAGATGACGGCTAACAGGGGCTCTGCAGACAGACGTGAGACAGTAATGTTTATGTTAATTTTATTTAAgaacaataatcatcatcatcgaaCTTCTATAGAGCTTGTTTAGGACGCTTCCAtgaactctcacattcacacactgctagtgatggtaagctactttgtagccacagttgccctggggcggAGGCGAGgcagccatttggcgccgtcgacccctccgaccaccaccagctcaGAACGCTTCAACTGAAACAAGGTTCTACGAGAGCGTTTACCTGGAGCTTCTTTGCCAGAGTTGATGAATCCATCTTTGATGCTGGAGACGAGCACGGCGGCGTGTTTCATAAAGGAGGAAGCACCGGTCAGCAGCGGGTGGTGTAAGGGCTCTGGAACAAGGAGCAGGAGGCCAGTTCAGGCCCACCAGTAGCCAATGAGACGATTAAAATCTCTGAGCTAGTTTCACTTTTCCCTTCAGCAACAATCAGCCAGGTAAGGTTTAGGAACAACAGCTGATTGGCTCTCACCCCAAGTCAGTCATATCCACGCGTGTAATACACACAGTTGTCTTAACGTCGCACCTCTCCGACTCAAACACGCCATTAGTAACCACATCAATCACAAACACTGCTAGCTGGCGTTTACACATCCTGCTGGGTTTGTTCACAAACAGCTGATGTGTGGCTCTGACTCACCCAGGCTCAGAACTAGCTTGTTCTTTGCTGCAACAGCAATGACCTCCGGACCCAGGAAGTAGTGGAGCAGcatctccaggcccagcagctggATGGAGGAGAAGTTGGTGGAACTCTGCATGCTGGAGTTCAGGCTGAACCAAGGGGACCTGGCTGGGCTGTTGAAGCTGGAGCTTCCTGCTGCAGACAGAACCAATCAGCACCATCAGGGTTTCAGGTGTTCGGGGGTCTGCTCGTTCAGCACAAACACGGACCCTACCAGACTTTGGCGTGCTGGGTACGATGGCTCCATTTTGAGCGGCTGCACGAGAAGGTGTGCCAGGAACAGCGGAGGGGTCAGAGCCAATGGTGGACTGAAGTAGAGGCGCGGAAACCTGTGGAAAAGCAAACACCACTCAGTCCCTACACACGGCTCAGAGTTCGGAAACCAGAATGAAACAACCCAAGTGAGGCTGACCTGATCAAAGTTAGAGGACAGGTTGGGTCCCAGCTGCACCACCAGGTACCACCACACCTCCACCTTAGTGAGCAGCAGGGCTTCCGTCCTGACTTGGATGGACAGGAGTGGCTGCATGAGGAGCTTCATGCGCTTGGCACTGCACAGAATATCTGGAAGAGTCCCAAACTTTACTTCCATGCTTGAAGAGCTGAAGAGTTCAGATGAGTGAAGAAGGGACGACTGAGCTCACCTGGATTAAGAGCAAAGTTATCGATGAGGCTCTTCCAGGCGATGAAGGCAATCTTCTTAATGGTGGGAGAGGAGCTGCGGAAACCCAGCTCCTCTAGATACAGCAGAGCGTTGATGAACGGACCTCCTCTGTGCAGAAGCTGTCCAGGAAACGTGTGACCCGGTGAGTTTACCCATCTGTCTACAGATGTGTGGAGACAACATGTCAACCCCTCACCTTCCCAAGCAGCTTGACAAACAACGACCAGAGCTTCAGCACGTTTGTTTCATTCTTGGAggtgaaaagcttctgcagctccggGATCAGTTTCTGTGGGGTGAAACGCAGCCTGGTGTCAgagctgacctttgacctgtccGCACAACAAGCCGGAGTGAGAAAGGACCAAACTCACGGAGCACATCATTGGTTCGATGACAGCAGCCACCTCCGTCTGCTTGGCCAGGAGCAGAGGCATGCCCATCTCCAAGGCCGAAGCAGCGCGCAGACGCACCTTGGAGGCAGAGTGCACCACCAAAGGGACCACCAGCTTCACCCACTGCACCGCCCTGTCACCCATCTGGGTCGGGACCTGATCCAGCATCCTGTGAGCAGCAGACCCACGCCAGCGTCACGCTAAGATGCTTAAACACTAAATGACTTTCAGGTAGGAGCCAGATTTCACCTGATGATGACGTTGAGGGCTTCATGCTCCATCACCACCGACTGAAGGTCCTCCCTGCTCCACACGCTCTCCAGAGAACTCAGCACCGACGACACCTGCAGAACACAAGCAGCAGGGGTCAACGGCACCTCAGCACCACTGAAGCAGATCTCCCGACTGTCGCGCATCCGATCCTCCTCACATGTTTGGCGACTACATCTGCAGGGAAGTTCTGCTTGGAGATGACCCATAATGCTCTGGTGCAAGTGTTCTTATCAGTTGATTTAGTCACAAGGGAACAAAGTGCCGACAGTATCTGTGCTGCAAACGTCTCTGTGGAGAGAAGGAACGGAGACTGAGCAGGGACCCCCAGGTCGGCGCTGACGTCTGGTGGACAGCAGCACCTACCAGAGACTCCAGCGACGACGTGGGAGTGGTACACACAAAACCCTAAAGCCTGTAGCGCGGCCTGGCTCAGTTCGGCATTGGGACTGGTCATGTGGTCCTGGAGACAAACAAGATTGCACGTTAGGCTTCGCCCTAGCCCTCTCCAACACTTTCCAGAAATCACACACAAGTGAAGTCAGAGAACCTTTGAGCTCGTCGAGCTGGAAACTGACTTTAACTGATGGTTTAATAAGTTTGTGGTTTATAAACTTAGAAAGCTCCACGGCCCCTAAAGGCACGTTTCCAACATCGGAACGTCAGGGTAATTTTACCGGAAAGGACCAAACTCACGGAGCATGCCGGaacttcccagcatgctcctgcaGCGGGCCAACAGAGGAACATTTTCAGGAACCAGAAGAGCACCGGAGCTGAGGTAGGTCCTCTgaatcagtgttgggaacgttactttaaaaaagtaattagttatagttactaattactttgtcaaaaaaggaattcagttactgagttacaagattataaaagtaactaaataccaagaaaaataactacttagttacttttttcattaaagcatgcaagaattactacaatagtgaaatataaatgactaatgactggaacataataaaatgtatgtccaaatgtttttataaacctgaataatataaataaataagcacttaacaggaggaactactaacaggaacattacacttatctagactattaaaaggtcactgtgtgatatttaacaagaccccaatcagctaaaatttaaaattgcaaatagaaacacctgtaaaggttcctgagcctttaaatggtctatcagtctagttaaattacagaaattaatgtaattttgtacagtattctaatttttccagcttcacataattgtgtgtttttagcagcatttctgttgatggtaatctagtaatggttaaaaaaataaataaaatcctttaaaatgacactagaagaggcacaagcctgatggaggacttacatttactaacgtgggtcagacccaaccacagaagagctgaagctggatggtaaacacacacaggtagttctgataacacctgagttcCATGACgtgtgagactgatgcatcagtgctacagcgggactaaagacatgatcaggaacaggttacagctggatgatctaggaaggtagaagatcaggacgtctgagtggtgaacaggtgagcggaccttcgggacgtcccgctgtcacgctaagaagggcacggctgcagatccacacctgcagtcgtagactattcatcacgtcttcctcgttcttcacggccgtgatgctcttggatgaaaacatctgcctctttagctcctgatcagctgatgacagcttcaacacaccgcgctgcttaacgcacgcatttccttatcagtaacagaaacgatgttttgataaaagaagacggtaattaattagtttgctcgttacagaaaaaattaacgcggttattttaaacggcgttattcccatcactgctcggaATGACCTGGTAGTCCCTGAGCAGAACTGTAACTCGTAAGAAAACGACATCACCCAAAACAAGCGGCATCAGTAAAACTGGAAGAGTTTCTGGTGAAGCAGAATAAAAGGAAAACACGAGCAGTATTCACGTTGAAAATGCAGCGGCACGTTAGTACGgagcaggggcggttctagaccaaattttccaggggggccacagtggggccagtattttttcatgggggcgcaagaaaaaaaaatcataattaaagacaatgaacaagtaaactattacagcaaatgcagtaatggtttacttgtgaaagtaaaactggcatgtttttatggtactcagaaaacaattctgaatgcttcaccgcaacatgagacttgagtaaaaaaaaataattctagttgattattatagtttgtgactttatttgaagattatatgaactgtacatatgaaaaataaacattcaaacaaataaaatatctgcacaatacaatttgttttttgtagtcaacacacacacacacacacacacacacacacacacacacacacacacacacacacacacacacacacacacacacacacacacacacacacacacacacacacacacacacaca
This sequence is a window from Nothobranchius furzeri strain GRZ-AD chromosome 14, NfurGRZ-RIMD1, whole genome shotgun sequence. Protein-coding genes within it:
- the rif1 gene encoding telomere-associated protein RIF1 isoform X1, producing the protein MMATAGPSTFSSFLPLLEILEDSSAGQSEQTDAYLTIAIRLGGEEGRQFLPTVEKNFSRLCKVLLDHMTSPNAELSQAALQALGFCVYHSHVVAGVSETFAAQILSALCSLVTKSTDKNTCTRALWVISKQNFPADVVAKHVSSVLSSLESVWSREDLQSVVMEHEALNVIIRMLDQVPTQMGDRAVQWVKLVVPLVVHSASKVRLRAASALEMGMPLLLAKQTEVAAVIEPMMCSKLIPELQKLFTSKNETNVLKLWSLFVKLLGKLLHRGGPFINALLYLEELGFRSSSPTIKKIAFIAWKSLIDNFALNPDILCSAKRMKLLMQPLLSIQVRTEALLLTKVEVWWYLVVQLGPNLSSNFDQVSAPLLQSTIGSDPSAVPGTPSRAAAQNGAIVPSTPKSAGSSSFNSPARSPWFSLNSSMQSSTNFSSIQLLGLEMLLHYFLGPEVIAVAAKNKLVLSLEPLHHPLLTGASSFMKHAAVLVSSIKDGFINSGKEAPEPLLAVIWTSLVRFVSMAIETGSKKDRQGCEVLTLMLQALQNIVASRALPADKVLVLFEATVTGIPQKVLGSPSYQVGKMDVLNGTPSLFLILLLLDSHLLPTVIEDEKFFRCLQLLVSCGLSGPTSPLAFTETVLGAIGHSAGSLQNKEQLWRLWAVIVGPLTDSITQSNEVNQGDALEHNFSTVHSALMFPVQHLLCGPPLPQAAQRSMLSSWAKLYKVFARCSALVATAEENVCCEEFCSKMAAVVDREVLAVPAALSAVASILHVMVECVDFSPYTPHFQQKLKSPHTPVNWVRKQSKALRNLSTFLTLLVECLQVYLHSPDPSSEPTGLALVSILSALFTNLVLTNAVQETLSLLMETLVLFYKQAASEPPKFTPRVLEKLEKLLGEVLSCLQTRAALAFSDELLALLSPLLCVLFPHKNKHLRLLVTQFWNATFASCLSLTYPEEIRPVLSQVKQKTPIILPGFEAVGVPEELSGSYSSENSQMETKLSGVPISSTRKRDSLLGKAAEQESQISTRTSKSVSTKLDFGSPKPPHRPSLLEEEDSVDFVFIPPETKERVLTEHQKEMKRTKRVDIPAMYNNLDASQDTSVFTRYTQSQEDSDNSVVAEPESSTAKEEVPHKDQQMNDALTKETQDDASPTTGGAMEIQLQEDIIPDSSHTPGGGGGVDDGDADDKASPNTSASSDLVSGTPQKSSSRRQSFITLEKYGEGKPASPSSVSSFTGPLVKTSSSPDHSSTTNTLASEAPQDSAHIESSPQVLLGESPQRPKDSRTESEPVRLQRDSAEDEDVIPDTQAEGQDGTTPMEEPEPSIQEHTPSPEASHSPSEEPRRSGRHRVRPQLPGEDPVEREAKVKPKESGEDLKKESPKISPRGPNTRSRQVAEENSPRDRLRSRTLRTSGELSQPSSLGRPRKKIRLYSNSADFLDYPEHKRSLESNQSDVQSETLSRFEGRKRRGRPSKSPKETEVKKVRGGSGQAVVEDSVEFSNKQDGGPETDMKIQLVERTATESGAQEDTATDQSLDRTPNTSVSEEMIKDEPQTEDSVGEDLSQEDSQVMSQEDSQVMSQDDSQVMSQDDSQVTPSSLSGQSKRRSRRVKSSEAADSGNKGDSDVSVRQLRSWQSSTPTSHAKGKTRRRKMLEFSPGFVASRRQSSQSSESESSQSRARYSKKRSLPAPEASSESSPLQENSPVLLKKSRKPRASLQNPPTPELKEEEAALEQVCVSLSSEAKVEELQTPDLRESQQTEENVEELMEEETAQKEPETEDLKQSSTSAGDDVGAPSQEVDMREHEDAVPPDETPADLSEVTSENLMEESVHHKPAGVEPVQDDQTQGQEEQSSEHTSDAHTEEDRDSGAETGRLDSDTSGSSEGGVRGIKNSPSKQKDQETGADSSPSNGQGRVTWSPSASPSTSILKKGQRRSLVEEVTSPLVKQSRRVSFANPIQQQETADDIDRRSPAVRTSSPRRSRVSGIPQLKQITTPTKGVVVLSPRTLHSPGYRSSKKSLISELSQEPRAVPSDCIYPALVGCSAPVEAVLPHLSSTMWSRGFGQLVRSRNIKTVGDLSALTPTDIKTLPIRSPKISNVKKALKIYEQQRKGRGGDELKSFDEMEMMTSELEETSAPENQNEVEEASGETGATEVTDKSSADEDATAAPDGPAGGQRPEEAVHPDRLVSAVEALTCRMTPLELSCCTPQQLVEMHEQLGGMMRSVVVELQTRLDHSDGAH